One Sphaerisporangium krabiense DNA segment encodes these proteins:
- a CDS encoding (deoxy)nucleoside triphosphate pyrophosphohydrolase produces the protein MEKIVVAAVIVEEGRVLAAQRARPPEVAGGWEFPGGKVDPGESDEQALIRECREELGVGISVGERVGGDWPLSPGYVLRAWFARLVSGVPHPHEHLALRWLGRDELFGIPWLPADLPIVEAVRDLIPEG, from the coding sequence ATGGAGAAGATTGTTGTGGCGGCGGTCATCGTCGAGGAGGGCAGGGTGCTCGCGGCCCAGCGGGCCCGGCCGCCGGAGGTGGCGGGGGGATGGGAGTTCCCCGGCGGCAAGGTCGACCCTGGTGAGAGCGACGAGCAGGCATTGATCCGGGAGTGCCGGGAGGAGCTGGGGGTCGGCATCTCCGTGGGGGAGAGGGTCGGCGGGGACTGGCCGTTGAGTCCCGGGTACGTGCTGCGTGCCTGGTTCGCCCGGCTGGTTTCCGGGGTCCCGCACCCCCACGAGCACTTGGCGCTGCGCTGGCTGGGCCGTGACGAGCTCTTCGGCATCCCTTGGCTTCCCGCCGACCTCCCCATCGTCGAAGCCGTACGGGATCTGATCCCCGAGGGTTGA
- a CDS encoding succinate dehydrogenase/fumarate reductase iron-sulfur subunit: MSYKAKFRVWRGEGGEGRLEDFTVEVNEGEVVLDIIHRLQATQAPDLAVRWNCKAGKCGSCSMEINGKPRLGCMTRMSTFTEDETITVTPMRTFPVIKDLVTDVSFNYQKAREIPSFTPPDSVKPGEYRMQQIDVERSQEFRKCIECFMCNNVCHVIRDHEENKPAFAGPRFLMRIAELDMHPYDVADRKNAAQEEHGLGYCNITKCCTEVCPEHIKITDNALIPMKERVVDRKYDPLVWLGNKIFKRPGSQSSSGSKTS; encoded by the coding sequence ATGAGTTACAAGGCCAAGTTCCGCGTCTGGCGCGGCGAGGGCGGCGAGGGCCGGCTGGAGGACTTCACCGTCGAGGTCAACGAGGGCGAGGTCGTCCTCGACATCATCCACCGCCTGCAGGCCACCCAGGCGCCCGACCTGGCGGTCCGGTGGAACTGCAAGGCGGGCAAGTGCGGCTCGTGCTCCATGGAGATCAACGGCAAGCCGCGCCTCGGATGCATGACGCGCATGTCCACCTTCACCGAGGACGAGACGATCACCGTCACGCCGATGCGCACGTTCCCGGTCATCAAGGACCTGGTGACCGACGTGTCGTTCAACTACCAGAAGGCGCGCGAGATCCCGTCCTTCACCCCGCCGGACAGCGTCAAGCCCGGCGAGTACCGCATGCAGCAGATCGACGTCGAGCGGTCCCAGGAGTTCCGCAAGTGCATCGAGTGCTTCATGTGCAACAACGTCTGCCACGTGATCCGCGACCACGAGGAGAACAAGCCGGCGTTCGCCGGGCCGCGCTTCCTCATGCGGATCGCCGAGCTGGACATGCACCCCTACGACGTGGCCGACCGCAAGAACGCCGCGCAGGAGGAGCACGGCCTCGGGTACTGCAACATCACCAAGTGCTGCACCGAGGTGTGCCCCGAGCACATCAAGATCACTGACAACGCGCTGATCCCGATGAAGGAGCGCGTCGTCGACCGCAAGTACGACCCGCTGGTCTGGCTCGGCAACAAGATCTTCAAGCGGCCGGGCTCGCAGAGCTCCTCGGGCTCCAAGACGAGCTAG